Part of the Acidobacteriota bacterium genome is shown below.
CTTCGTAGATCTTCCCGATCTTCGAATCGCGCCAGTACTTCTCCACCGGATAATCCTTGGTGAATCCGTAGCCGCCGTAGATCTCGATGGCCAGCGAGGTAACGCGCTCGGCCACCTGCGAAGCGAACAGCTTCACCATGGCGGCTTCTTTCACGAAGTCCATGCCGGCATCTTTCATGCGCGCCGCGTTGTACACCATCATGCGCGCCGCCTCGATATCGGTGGCCATCTGCGCCAGCTGGAACTGTATGCCCTGGAAGTCGGCGATGGCTTTGCCGAACTGCTTGCGCTCCTGCGCGTACTTCAACGCGTACTCGAAGGCGCCGCGCGCCACGCCCAGCATCTGCGCGCCGATGCCGATGCGTCCTTCGTTCAGCGTCTCGATGGCGATCTTGTAGCCCTTGCCCTTCTCGCCCAGCAGGTTTTCCTTCGGCACCTTGCAATCTTCGAGGATCAACTCGCAGGTAGACGAAGCCCGGATGCCGAGCTTGTCCTCTTTCTTGCCCACAGTGAAGCCGGGGAAACTCTTTTCCACGATGAACGCGGTGATGCCCTTGTATCCCGCGCTCGGATCGACGGTCGCCAGCATGATGAAGACGCCGGCTTCCTTGGCGTTGGTGATCCAGAGCTTGCGTCCGTTGAGCACCCAATCGTTGCCCTTGAGCTCGGCTTTGGTCTGCATCGCGAAGGCATCCGAGCCGGAGCCGGCTTCGCTCAGTGCGTAGGCGCCCACGGTGTCCGCGGCTTGCCGCGGCAGATACCTCTTCTTCTGGTCTTCGCTCCCCCAGCGCATCATCGCGTTGTTCACGAGGGTGTTCTGTACGTCGACGATCACGCCGGCGGATGCGTCCACCCGCGAAAGCTCTTCGACGGCGAGGATGGCCTCGAAGAACGTGCCGCCCCCGCCGCCGTATTGCTCCGGGATCTCGATGCCCATCAGTCCGAGCTGGAAGAAGTCGTCGATGATGGACTTCTCGAACACGCCCTTCTCGTCCATCTCACGGACGTGCGGGCGGACCTTCTCGTCGGCGAACTGCCGTATATTGTCGCGAAACAGCTGCTCGTCTTCGCTGAGCGCGACCAGCGGCGGGTTGGT
Proteins encoded:
- a CDS encoding acyl-CoA dehydrogenase; its protein translation is MSQAVAPKHTNPPLVALSEDEQLFRDNIRQFADEKVRPHVREMDEKGVFEKSIIDDFFQLGLMGIEIPEQYGGGGGTFFEAILAVEELSRVDASAGVIVDVQNTLVNNAMMRWGSEDQKKRYLPRQAADTVGAYALSEAGSGSDAFAMQTKAELKGNDWVLNGRKLWITNAKEAGVFIMLATVDPSAGYKGITAFIVEKSFPGFTVGKKEDKLGIRASSTCELILEDCKVPKENLLGEKGKGYKIAIETLNEGRIGIGAQMLGVARGAFEYALKYAQERKQFGKAIADFQGIQFQLAQMATDIEAARMMVYNAARMKDAGMDFVKEAAMVKLFASQVAERVTSLAIEIYGGYGFTKDYPVEKYWRDSKIGKIYEGTSNMQLQTIAKLLLGGK